The proteins below are encoded in one region of Methylophilales bacterium:
- a CDS encoding glutathione peroxidase, whose protein sequence is MDFYNQDLKTLQGKKFNLCEYQDKPILFVNTASKCGFTSQFEGLEKLYKEHSNEMLVVGFPSNDFNQEFKTDKEIQDFCKLTYAVDFPMMSKSSVVGPNVNPVYKNLKQMTGEAPMWNFYKYIVMPNAESAFVFPSTVGPESADIMGILEPYFEN, encoded by the coding sequence ATGGATTTTTACAATCAAGATTTAAAGACTTTACAAGGTAAGAAATTTAACTTGTGCGAGTATCAGGACAAACCTATTTTATTTGTGAATACAGCTAGTAAATGTGGTTTTACTTCCCAGTTCGAAGGCTTAGAGAAGTTATATAAAGAACATAGCAATGAAATGCTAGTGGTTGGCTTTCCTTCGAATGACTTCAATCAAGAATTTAAAACTGATAAAGAGATTCAAGATTTTTGTAAATTAACATACGCGGTTGATTTTCCAATGATGAGTAAATCAAGTGTCGTTGGACCCAATGTGAATCCTGTATATAAAAATTTAAAACAAATGACTGGCGAAGCGCCTATGTGGAATTTTTATAAATATATTGTAATGCCAAATGCTGAATCAGCTTTTGTTTTCCCTAGTACTGTAGGCCCTGAATCTGCTGATATTATGGGGATACTTGAACCTTATTTTGAAAATTAG
- a CDS encoding kinase/pyrophosphorylase, translating to MAKNKRTAFFISDGTGITAGSLGGLLAHFPETEFDQIRIPFTDSIEKVEDAQKRVANIKMMTGSRPIVIMSIGNEILRNELKAVDAYYIDLFDSFIHPLGVELNEPALTRPGVSHSIKTNQYGSRMEAINFALGHDDGMTHTGLNQAQVILVGVSRSGKTPTSIYLAMQFGIKAANYPLIPEDFERGKLPPILEGYLDKIFGLTIKSERLHSLRSERRPDSSYASLSNCRHEIGQAEDLMKKVGIPTADSTSKSVEELSAIIIQFMKH from the coding sequence ATGGCAAAAAATAAAAGGACAGCTTTTTTTATATCAGATGGAACTGGTATTACGGCTGGATCTTTAGGAGGGTTGTTGGCGCACTTCCCAGAAACTGAGTTTGATCAAATTAGGATTCCTTTTACAGACTCAATTGAAAAAGTTGAGGATGCTCAAAAAAGAGTTGCTAATATTAAAATGATGACTGGATCAAGGCCTATCGTCATCATGTCTATCGGAAATGAAATCCTAAGGAACGAATTAAAAGCTGTAGATGCATATTATATTGATCTGTTTGATTCATTTATTCATCCGTTGGGGGTGGAACTTAATGAACCAGCATTAACAAGGCCCGGTGTTTCTCATAGCATTAAAACAAATCAATACGGCTCAAGGATGGAGGCAATAAATTTTGCATTGGGCCATGATGATGGCATGACACATACTGGATTAAATCAGGCACAAGTTATACTTGTAGGTGTCTCTCGAAGCGGTAAAACACCTACCAGCATTTATCTTGCAATGCAGTTTGGTATCAAGGCTGCAAACTATCCTTTAATACCTGAGGATTTTGAAAGAGGAAAATTACCCCCTATCTTGGAAGGATATCTTGATAAAATTTTTGGACTTACTATCAAATCTGAAAGGCTACATTCACTCAGAAGTGAAAGGAGGCCAGACAGTTCTTACGCATCATTATCTAATTGCAGACATGAAATAGGTCAAGCCGAAGACTTAATGAAAAAGGTAGGAATCCCTACAGCCGACTCAACATCAAAATCAGTTGAGGAGCTCTCCGCAATCATCATACAATTTATGAAACACTAA